A window of the Xiashengella succiniciproducens genome harbors these coding sequences:
- the proC gene encoding pyrroline-5-carboxylate reductase has product MESGKLAIIGGGKLGSALAEGMIRAGLIAEYRIHITRRNAELLKPLADKGLITGSDNIAAVKDASIVLLAVKPWQVEEVLGSLVDSLAPSAVIISLAAGVSLKKLQEASGDRFTVFRAIPNTAVAVCESVTAVCSVNASEGDIKLVGSLFSGLGIVEFIPEDKINAATVLASCGTAFALRYIRAAVEAGVEIGLSPETAVNMVAQTVKGAASLLLDGDAHPEAEIDKVTTPGGVTIAGLNAMEHAGFSSSIILGINAAFRKTENK; this is encoded by the coding sequence ATGGAATCTGGAAAGTTAGCAATCATTGGAGGCGGAAAACTAGGCTCAGCACTGGCTGAAGGAATGATCAGAGCTGGATTGATTGCCGAATACCGCATACATATCACTCGTCGCAATGCAGAACTGCTAAAGCCTCTTGCTGATAAGGGGCTTATAACTGGTTCGGATAATATTGCCGCAGTTAAGGATGCCAGCATAGTGTTGTTGGCAGTCAAACCCTGGCAGGTTGAAGAGGTACTTGGCAGCCTTGTTGACTCACTTGCTCCTTCTGCCGTAATAATATCTCTGGCAGCAGGAGTCAGCCTGAAAAAGTTGCAGGAAGCCAGCGGAGATAGATTTACAGTTTTCCGTGCTATTCCAAATACTGCAGTTGCTGTGTGTGAGTCTGTTACTGCTGTTTGTTCGGTTAATGCTTCAGAGGGTGATATCAAACTGGTAGGATCTCTTTTCTCCGGACTTGGCATTGTTGAGTTTATCCCTGAGGATAAGATTAATGCTGCTACTGTTCTTGCATCATGTGGAACTGCCTTTGCCCTAAGGTATATTCGTGCTGCAGTGGAAGCCGGAGTTGAGATAGGACTAAGCCCTGAAACTGCTGTCAATATGGTGGCACAGACTGTAAAGGGAGCAGCAAGTCTGCTGCTTGACGGGGATGCTCATCCAGAGGCAGAGATCGATAAGGTTACGACTCCCGGGGGTGTCACCATAGCCGGCTTGAATGCCATGGAACACGCAGGATTCAGTTCTTCGATAATATTAGGTATCAACGCAGCATTTCGAAAAACTGAGAACAAGTAA
- a CDS encoding HNH endonuclease, whose amino-acid sequence MIKSYWNEEWKEIDFPEGALRKKYAISNYGRVISYGEDMSEGVLVGGGCIKGYRTLPLRPFGKSTTYYIHKLVARLFLGEPEEGQECVLHLDYNKGNNYVGNLKWATKDESLRHQQENPEVIRSREKARMRCPECGPKLTSTQVIRLKKKLLDPGRKTKLRIIAKQFGVSEMQLYRIRTGENWSHVDVPDFKGRAESM is encoded by the coding sequence ATGATTAAATCCTATTGGAACGAAGAATGGAAGGAGATAGATTTTCCTGAAGGAGCGCTGAGAAAGAAGTATGCAATCAGCAACTATGGGCGTGTGATCAGCTACGGTGAAGATATGTCGGAAGGAGTGCTTGTAGGCGGGGGCTGCATCAAAGGATACAGGACCTTGCCGCTTCGACCTTTTGGTAAGTCCACTACATATTACATTCACAAGCTTGTGGCAAGATTATTTCTTGGTGAACCCGAAGAAGGACAAGAGTGTGTCTTACATCTGGATTATAATAAGGGCAATAATTACGTAGGCAACCTGAAATGGGCAACAAAAGATGAGTCCCTAAGGCACCAGCAGGAAAACCCTGAGGTTATCCGCAGTAGGGAGAAAGCCCGGATGCGTTGCCCTGAATGTGGTCCGAAGCTTACCAGTACTCAGGTTATAAGACTAAAAAAGAAGTTGTTGGATCCCGGTCGCAAGACCAAACTTCGTATCATTGCCAAGCAGTTTGGTGTCAGTGAGATGCAACTCTATCGCATCAGGACTGGCGAGAACTGGTCGCATGTGGATGTACCCGACTTTAAGGGCAGGGCTGAAAGCATGTAA